A DNA window from Altererythrobacter sp. B11 contains the following coding sequences:
- a CDS encoding CBS domain-containing protein has protein sequence MMKMKHIMTPSVVSVTPETPIPEVARLLLERHISAVPVIDASGELRGIVSEGDLLRRTEDGSHPHGSWWLRHFSKKGASAADYVKARGRSAADVMTPEVVTVTEDSLSSEVAHLLETQRIKRVPVMREDKVVGIVSRADLIRGLAAGKDMASPPVSVADETIREQLLKELEQADWAPSYGISVIVADGIVRIWGLVDSQDQVDALRVAAENVPGVKGLELSVETMPPYAWGAYGWVA, from the coding sequence ATGATGAAGATGAAACACATTATGACACCCTCGGTCGTTTCGGTTACGCCTGAGACACCGATCCCGGAGGTTGCCCGGCTCCTTCTTGAGCGGCATATCAGTGCCGTGCCGGTGATCGATGCCAGCGGCGAGCTCAGGGGTATTGTTAGCGAAGGGGACCTGCTGCGCAGGACCGAGGACGGTAGCCATCCGCACGGTTCCTGGTGGTTGAGACATTTCTCCAAAAAGGGGGCAAGCGCGGCGGATTATGTGAAGGCACGCGGGCGCTCCGCCGCAGACGTGATGACGCCCGAAGTAGTTACCGTCACGGAGGATTCCCTGAGCAGCGAAGTGGCACACCTGCTCGAAACCCAAAGGATCAAGCGTGTTCCGGTCATGCGCGAGGACAAAGTAGTCGGCATTGTCAGTCGCGCCGATCTTATACGCGGTCTGGCCGCGGGCAAAGACATGGCGTCTCCCCCCGTGTCAGTCGCAGACGAGACAATCCGCGAACAGCTTCTCAAGGAACTCGAGCAAGCGGATTGGGCCCCGTCCTACGGTATCAGCGTGATTGTCGCAGACGGGATCGTGCGTATCTGGGGCCTTGTGGATTCGCAGGATCAAGTGGACGCGCTCCGGGTCGCAGCCGAGAATGTCCCGGGCGTAAAGGGTCTGGAACTGAGCGTCGAAACAATGCCTCCCTATGCCTGGGGGGCTTATGGCTGGGTCGCCTGA
- a CDS encoding hydroxyacid dehydrogenase, giving the protein MKVVVFETEEWEHQACLRLEPEHEVECTRERLDPQTAAPYASAEIVSTFVNSQLGADVLVQFPRLKLIATRSTGYDHVDLDWCKAHGVAVANVPDYGDSTVAEHAFALLLAVARNLVEAVERTRRGDFSQAGLRGFELRGKTLGVIGTGRIGRRAIEIAGGFGMDVVAYDLYPDEDAATQFGFRYADLDEVLADADVITLHVPATPGTASLLSDREFDLMKSGALLINTARGNVVDVPALVRALADGKVRAAGLDVLPQEPVVREEAQIFRGASSDGYDLKALVANHVLLRFPNVIVTPHNAYNTQSAVRRIIETTVENIEAFGRGEPRNLVGER; this is encoded by the coding sequence ATGAAGGTCGTCGTGTTCGAGACGGAAGAGTGGGAACACCAGGCCTGTCTGAGGCTTGAACCCGAGCATGAGGTCGAATGCACCCGCGAGCGCCTCGACCCACAAACGGCCGCGCCCTACGCTTCCGCAGAAATTGTAAGCACCTTCGTGAACTCGCAGCTCGGTGCCGACGTGCTGGTTCAGTTCCCGCGTCTAAAGCTGATCGCAACCCGGTCTACCGGATACGATCATGTCGATTTGGACTGGTGCAAGGCGCACGGCGTCGCGGTGGCGAACGTACCCGATTATGGCGATTCGACCGTGGCGGAGCATGCCTTCGCCCTGCTCCTGGCCGTCGCCCGCAATCTGGTCGAGGCGGTGGAGCGCACACGCCGCGGTGACTTCTCGCAAGCCGGGCTGCGCGGTTTCGAACTGCGCGGCAAGACGCTCGGCGTCATCGGAACCGGACGAATAGGCCGCCGCGCGATCGAGATCGCTGGCGGATTCGGCATGGATGTTGTGGCCTACGATCTCTATCCGGATGAAGACGCGGCAACACAATTCGGGTTTCGCTATGCCGATTTAGATGAAGTTCTCGCAGATGCGGATGTAATCACGCTCCACGTACCGGCAACGCCGGGAACCGCGAGTCTACTTTCCGACCGTGAATTCGACCTGATGAAGTCCGGCGCACTCCTGATCAACACTGCGCGGGGCAACGTTGTCGATGTGCCTGCGCTGGTACGAGCTCTGGCGGACGGCAAGGTTCGGGCGGCGGGACTTGACGTTTTGCCACAGGAGCCTGTGGTGCGCGAGGAGGCGCAGATTTTTCGGGGAGCGTCGAGCGATGGCTACGACCTCAAGGCGCTCGTCGCCAATCACGTCTTGCTGCGGTTCCCGAACGTGATTGTGACGCCCCATAATGCCTATAATACGCAAAGCGCCGTTCGGCGGATCATCGAAACCACCGTGGAGAATATCGAGGCATTCGGGCGCGGCGAGCCGCGTAATCTGGTTGGGGAACGGTAA